The DNA sequence GTCCTCCAATGTTGTAAGACCTAATTCCTGAAGCCGTTCTTCGTATGGCTTGTCTTTCAATGAAATAACCATTTTGGTTGCTCTTCGCTGAACTTTCTCCAGCAATGTGATGtcctttttaaagtagggggacCATATCTGAAAAGCATACTCAAGTAAAGGACGAAGGTATGACTTATATATTCCAATAAATAGGTCCTTAGTAATTACATGGAATGCTTTGCGGATCATATACAGCACAGAATTTGCTCTCTTGGTGATTTTGGTTATATGCGTGTCCCATTTCAAATTATGTGAAATAGTGATACCCAGGTCTCTTTGACCAGCTACTGCTTGGAGGGGAACAGAGTCAATGTGGTAATTTAGTTTAGGGTTTGTTTTACCTATGTGGAGAACTGTGCACTTGTCAGCATTTAGTGATATAAGCCAGTCTTTGGTCCACTGAATTATGCGATCTAAATCACTTTGGATAATATTATGAGTTACTAGTGGATTACCCATAACTTTGGTATCATCAGCAAATATTGACAATTCCGACTGTACTACACTCTTTAAATCCGTTATAAATATGCCAAACAGGATTGGTCCAAGCACTGATCCCTGAGGAACACCACTATATACGTTGTGTGCATTCGATAGAGTTTTCCCTACTCTTACTTTAAATATCCTGTGGGTTAGAAAGTCCGATATCCATTCAAGGAGCTGACCACGAATTCCAAAGTGCTCCAATTTAGCAATAAGCCTTCGAATAGGTACACGATCGAATGCCTTTTCGTAGTCTAAGTATATTACGTCCGTAGGCTGACGATTGTCCCAGTCACGTGTCCACTTATCAAGACATACAAGAAGATTTGTCACTGTGGATCTTTTCGGTATAAATCCATGCTGCTCATTGATAATTACATTCTCCTTACTTATGAAATTTCGCAATTCAGTTACTATAATTTTTTCCATAGTTATACTTGTGAGGCTGATCGGACGATAGTTAGCAGCAACAAACTTATCGCCTTTTTTGTATATGGGAGTGACATGTGCTTCCTTCCAGTCTCGAGGTAGGGTTCCATTCTTGAGGGATAAATTCATTATAAAAGCCAGCTCATGGACAAGCACGCTACTGCACTTTTTAAGAAAAACAGAAGGTAGAGTATCCGGGCCCATCGAAGTGGAGTCGCTAAATGTTGCTAACGTTTTTGCCACGTTCTCAGAAGTGAAACATACTGATTCGATTGAATTTTCTACACGAGGCATCTGAACGTCCGGAATGTTCGTGTGTGCTGATTCACTAACAAAGGATTTCTCAAATTGATGGGCAAAAAGCTCGGCGACAACTTTCTGATCGTTCGTGATATCTCCCTTCTCGTCTCTCAGTGAAGGAGGTACGGATACCTCAGAGGATAGCTGCTTACGAATGTAACTATAAAACGATTTTGGACCACAGTTAACTACTCCTCTTTCAAATTCTGCTCTTAATTTCCTGACTAGTGTCACCAGTTTATTATTTTCAGTTCTATATGCTTTATATGATTTTTCACAGCCATTCAATTTATACTCTTtccaaagttttaatttattttctaccTTTTCTAGTACTTGCTTTGTTATCCAtggtttatttacatttaccttttttttttttgttgacaatGGTACATGGGTCTCGATAGCAGTGAGTGATTTCGACTTGAATTGTTTCCAAGCTTCGTCAATGTTAACCGTGTCTGTGCAATCTGTTGTGTTTATTGAAATAGTCTTCATAATTTCCTGAAAATCAGCCTTAAAAAAGTTTCTTCTTACTTCATGCGTACATGTACTTCGGTTCGATTTTAGCTGAATCTGTAATGTTGCTAGGAGTACTAGGTGGTCGCTTTTTCCTATGTTAGGGTAGTATTGTACTTTAGTACAAAGGTTTTCTTCGTTGCACATAATAAGGTCAAGTAAAGATTCCTCGCTATTTCGCTTCCTTGTTACTTCAGTCACTAGTTGGTTTAGGTTACTGTTTACAAACATATCAAGAAAGTTAGCATGTAGTGTATTGTACTTATCGGTATCAAGATCATCCAGCGGCCACTTGAGGTCAGGCAAGTTAAAATCACCCAATATTATCAGAGGGTTGCGGTCCATAGCAGCTTGATTAATTGTTTCGAATAATATTCTATCAGTCTCTTCAAAAGTGTAATGTGTTGGGCGATATACTCCTGCAATTGTAATTGTATAACTTTCATATTTCAAGTTTAGCCACAATGCCTCGACGTGGGGGTGAGAGTTATAACTCGGGTGCGGGATTACTTGTATAGGTCTGCCGTAAAGCGTATGAGATATGTATATAGCGACTCCTCCCCAGCCCGTTCCTTTAATTCTATCATGTCTATATAAAGCATATCCTTTAATATCTACCAAACTATCACCTATCGATGGTTTTAAGTGTGTTTCAGTAATGACGATGCAAGTTGGTTTCAATCTGTTCACTTCTATTATAAGTAAATCTCGTTTAGCCGTTAGGGATGCCAAGTTCGTGTATAAGAATGTAAATTCCAAAATCCCAGCATCATTAGTTATAACTTTTTTGAACTAACAATCTTTGGGGAATTATTCACATATTTCAAAGTCAAGTCAGTTTCACCACTATCGATTCTTCGTTGTAATTCTTCACGCAGCTTTTTCAAATAGTCCCGCTGATAGGGTGTTTGATCATTTTTGGCGGACACGTGACTCGGAAGCTTACTGTTATTTTTCAAAACCTTAAGGGCAGCTTTTTTATTGGTGAAGATGACTTTGAGTGGGCGAGCCACGGCGTCGGCTCTGGGTTTGCCTAGACGGATAACGGCCACCGGCACCTCTGCCTCCGGCACGTCTGACAGAGCTGCTTGGACCTGCGAAAAATCATGCGCAACACGTACCTCCTTGTCCCGGGCGACGTCGCCCGTCTGTCGCGAGCACTCACCAATGCCAAACATAATAACGTTTGCACTGCGTTTTTTTCTCTCTGCTAATTCTGCCAAAATGCACTCCATGCTTGACCCTTCACTTTGTTTGCTTTTCAGGGCCTCAATTTCAGTTTTCAGCTGGGTCACCGTATTCCTTAAAGCCGGCAACTGCCGTACTCCTTGTTCACACTCAGGACACAAATATTTGAGTGTAGGAGATTGTAGCACTACAACTCTCAACTCCGTGGCTAACAACCCGCTACACTTAACACATATAAATCTTTCACAACCATGACATTTAATTCTCGGGTTTTTTTCATCCACTCTTGGTATTTCCTTATCGCATTTAAGACACATCGGCATTTCGGACACAGTTAAACAATGCACTTTGAggttagatatttaaaaaattgcCAATTAGTTATTTCAGGACGAAAATATTTGCGAGATAACACTTCCACTTCGTTTTTGTATTACACTAAACACAACACTCCTAATATACTGCGAAATAACAACACTTATTGTGTTTTAATCTAATTTTCTAAGAGATCGTTGTTAAAACACAAGTGCACTTTCAAATGAGGGTAGACCAAAAAAGCGTATAATgcgtattattatattataattatctcaGGAGTTGTATAATGAATAAGTACTTCAGTTATCATATAATATCAAACCAATAGAAGATTGAGAATAGATCGACCGAGCGCTTGATGCTGTGTTTAGTAATTCATATCGACCTTTAGATTGCATATTTGCGATAGAGTTGGTTTGGGTCGATTTGTTCATAATCAACACAAATTAAGTGTTAATATGTTCGTATCGAGTGTTGTTTTTTTGTACATGTAGGAGTTGTAGGTCCCTTTATACCTCCCGTTTCATTTAATTCCTATTTTATACAACTCTGACCTAAGTGCACTTTAGGCATTTATGatctgtttatttttattacgaatGACCTTTCtgattaaaattaatctcaattttATTGTGAACATCGTTAACTACGataatatacctatgttttATGCATTCGTTGTATGAGTAATAATACCTGAAACTGGTTTCGAATTACGGGTAAGTCACCGAGACAGAAGTAAGTCCGCTAGTAAGATCCGTTACCTCACACGAATTGCCTTAAGGCCAGTTACTAGTATTGCTTCAACCCATTCTTATCTCGGCCGTGCCTAAACGTGCCTTTCGTtgttctattattttatttaactcgTTCG is a window from the Cydia amplana chromosome 6, ilCydAmpl1.1, whole genome shotgun sequence genome containing:
- the LOC134649145 gene encoding uncharacterized protein LOC134649145; amino-acid sequence: MDRNPLIILGDFNLPDLKWPLDDLDTDKYNTLHANFLDMFVNSNLNQLVTEVTRKRNSEESLLDLIMCNEENLCTKVQYYPNIGKSDHLVLLATLQIQLKSNRSTCTHEVRRNFFKADFQEIMKTISINTTDCTDTVNIDEAWKQFKSKSLTAIETHVPLSTKKKKVNVNKPWITKQVLEKVENKLKLWKEYKLNGCEKSYKAYRTENNKLVTLVRKLRAEFERGVVNCGPKSFYSYIRKQLSSEVSVPPSLRDEKGDITNDQKVVAELFAHQFEKSFVSESAHTNIPDVQMPRVENSIESVCFTSENVAKTLATFSDSTSMGPDTLPSVFLKKCSSVLVHELAFIMNLSLKNGTLPRDWKEAHVTPIYKKGDKFVAANYRPISLTSKTNPKLNYHIDSVPLQAVAGQRDLGITISHNLKWDTHITKITKRANSVLYMIRKAFHIWSPYFKKDITLLEKVQRRATKMVISLKDKPYEERLQELGLTTLEDRRKRGDLIETYKILSGHYNVPNIIDLYTSSQNVPQ